In Geminocystis sp. NIES-3708, a single window of DNA contains:
- a CDS encoding calcium-binding protein, producing MAITINGTNGPDTINPGSFSDDLLIFGLLGDDSIQGSIGTDAIDGGDGNDTLSGNNNDTLLGGAGNDSLFGTGTITIGNYLDGGSGDDTINSSTSGNASILVGGIGNDSLFASGDINSLDGGTGNDTLNANGNTNTLAGGTGDDTLTSSGTTNTLSGGTGNDTLTVTSGGTNTLNGEDNNDILTSSGGTNTLNGGTGNDTLTSSGGTNTLNGEDGNDSLTVTSGGTNTLNGGSGNDTLTSSGGTNILDGGIGNDILVVTSGSGPSTLIGGAGSDSLVGSNAPGNLNGGAGSDTLIGGSSPDILDGADGNDSLIGNAAPDAFIGSRGNDTLIGGDDNDIADYSSLLQRVTLRPQGVLAKDGGFGTDVLDSIETIVGATGQDNLIDVSSAGTGITIDVNLSSSSDNLIVSGPFSSTFTVTNFVDVIGTSGNDSITGSTAANDLQGGAGDDTINGGAENDAINGGAGTDSLLGGVGDDTITGSAGNDIIDGGDDSDTANYSSLTQAVTLRPQGVLLKGTLGTDTLIDIETIIGANNRVNVLDVASAGSGISINVDLGTTNPDNLVVAGPFSDTFTVRNFVNVFGTSADDTIIGSAANNNLQGGAGNDTIDGGTGGNDTIIGGAGNDSLSAVSGNNLFIGGQGDDTITGGTGNDTVDYSTLSNAITVESQGAINKGALGTDTVSVETIIGPTGKINVIDATGSTASINVNLATTTNNLSVDTVGTFTVRNFVNVTGSTVDDTIIGSSSNNILSGDGGADSIDGGTGNDTLSGDIGADTLIGGTGNDNLDGGDNDDSLVGGTGNDNLVGSAGNDTLIGGAGIDILTGGTGTDILDYTTLTDSRLTNLDIITDFSAVDDDIRVSTAISAFNALGPVTSLTQTAIGAVLTSGVFTADSAATFTFNGETYLAINNNVAGFSSSTDAVIKFGALSDLTGFGNSNFFV from the coding sequence ATGGCAATAACAATCAACGGTACTAACGGTCCAGATACCATAAATCCGGGATCTTTCAGTGATGACTTACTCATCTTCGGTTTACTGGGAGACGATTCTATACAAGGTTCGATCGGAACTGATGCCATTGACGGTGGCGACGGTAATGATACTCTCTCTGGTAATAACAATGATACTCTTCTTGGAGGTGCAGGAAATGATAGCTTATTCGGTACAGGTACAATCACCATCGGGAATTATCTTGACGGTGGTAGTGGTGATGATACCATTAATTCTTCTACCAGTGGTAATGCAAGTATTTTAGTCGGTGGCATTGGTAATGATAGCTTATTTGCTAGTGGTGATATAAATAGTCTTGATGGTGGTACTGGCAATGATACTTTGAACGCAAATGGCAATACAAATACTCTTGCTGGTGGTACTGGAGATGATACTTTAACTTCTTCTGGTACAACGAATACTCTTAGTGGTGGTACTGGCAATGACACTTTAACGGTCACATCTGGTGGAACGAATACTCTTAATGGTGAAGACAATAACGATATTTTAACTTCTTCTGGTGGAACGAATACCCTTAATGGTGGTACTGGCAATGACACGTTAACTTCTTCAGGTGGAACGAATACCCTTAATGGTGAAGACGGTAATGATAGTTTAACGGTCACATCTGGTGGAACGAATACTCTTAATGGTGGCAGTGGTAATGATACTTTAACTTCTTCAGGTGGAACGAATATCCTTGACGGTGGTATTGGCAATGATATATTAGTGGTGACTTCAGGATCTGGTCCTAGTACTTTGATCGGCGGTGCAGGAAGCGATAGCCTTGTTGGTAGTAATGCTCCCGGAAATCTTAATGGTGGTGCAGGAAGCGATACCCTTATCGGTGGTAGTAGTCCTGATATTTTAGACGGTGCTGATGGTAATGATTCCCTTATCGGTAATGCGGCACCTGATGCCTTTATTGGTAGTCGTGGGAATGATACATTGATTGGTGGTGATGATAATGATATCGCCGATTATTCTAGTCTCTTGCAGCGTGTTACATTAAGACCCCAAGGAGTTCTTGCCAAAGACGGTGGTTTCGGGACAGATGTCCTTGATAGTATCGAAACTATTGTGGGTGCAACAGGACAAGATAACCTCATCGATGTTTCTAGTGCTGGTACTGGTATTACAATTGATGTGAATCTGAGTTCGTCTTCTGATAATTTAATCGTATCTGGTCCTTTCTCTAGTACTTTCACCGTAACTAACTTCGTTGATGTTATTGGCACAAGTGGTAATGATTCTATTACAGGTAGCACAGCGGCTAACGATTTACAAGGCGGTGCAGGAGATGACACTATCAACGGCGGTGCAGAAAATGACGCTATCAACGGTGGTGCGGGTACTGATAGCTTATTAGGTGGTGTTGGCGATGATACGATTACTGGTAGTGCTGGTAATGATATAATTGATGGTGGTGATGATAGTGATACCGCTAATTATTCTAGTCTTACTCAAGCAGTAACCTTAAGACCTCAAGGAGTACTCCTAAAAGGAACTTTAGGTACAGATACCCTTATTGACATCGAAACCATTATTGGTGCCAATAACCGAGTTAACGTACTCGATGTTGCTTCCGCAGGTTCAGGTATTAGCATTAATGTTGACTTAGGTACAACAAATCCAGATAACTTAGTCGTTGCCGGTCCTTTTTCGGATACATTCACCGTTCGCAACTTTGTCAATGTCTTCGGCACAAGTGCTGATGATACTATTATTGGTAGTGCCGCTAATAATAACTTACAAGGTGGTGCAGGAAATGATACTATTGACGGTGGTACTGGTGGTAATGATACTATTATTGGTGGAGCTGGTAATGATAGTTTAAGTGCCGTAAGCGGTAATAACTTATTTATTGGTGGTCAAGGTGACGATACGATTACTGGTGGCACTGGTAATGATACCGTTGATTACTCTACTTTAAGCAATGCTATTACCGTTGAATCTCAAGGAGCAATTAATAAAGGTGCTTTAGGTACAGATACCGTCAGTGTAGAAACAATTATCGGTCCTACAGGTAAAATTAATGTCATTGATGCTACTGGTTCTACTGCAAGTATTAATGTTAATTTGGCTACGACTACTAATAACTTAAGTGTTGACACAGTAGGTACTTTTACCGTTCGTAATTTTGTTAATGTAACTGGTAGCACGGTTGATGATACAATTATAGGTAGTTCCAGTAATAATATTCTTTCTGGTGATGGTGGTGCTGATTCTATCGATGGTGGTACTGGTAACGACACTCTGTCGGGTGATATAGGTGCTGATACCTTAATTGGTGGTACTGGTAACGATAACCTTGATGGTGGCGATAATGATGATAGCTTAGTTGGGGGTACTGGTAACGATAATCTAGTGGGTAGTGCAGGAAATGATACCTTAATCGGTGGTGCAGGTATAGATATTCTTACTGGTGGTACTGGTACGGATATTCTTGACTACACAACGCTTACAGATTCCCGTTTAACTAACCTTGATATCATTACTGATTTTAGTGCTGTGGATGATGATATTCGTGTTTCTACGGCTATAAGTGCATTTAATGCTTTAGGCCCTGTTACCAGTCTAACTCAAACTGCTATTGGAGCGGTATTAACATCTGGTGTCTTTACTGCAGACAGTGCCGCAACTTTCACATTTAATGGTGAAACTTATTTAGCCATCAATAATAACGTGGCTGGTTTCTCTTCTTCCACTGATGCCGTCATCAAATTTGGTGCATTATCAGATTTAACTGGATTTGGCAATTCAAACTTTTTCGTCTAA
- a CDS encoding M56 family metallopeptidase: protein MHFILIFSALLIAYGIRLISQLKGIKYQKKWGLSLFLFGFPPLLLFMTCFTVFLMGYHGEMWGIKASKFSYYLSVSFLIFSVFTFIKITWDLHQLSKLVHEYPSKNLHGKNIKILETSFPYAAQVGFWRSQLVISKGLIKLLSEEHLNAVIAHESAHEIHKDPFFFFWLSYLERLTFWLPNNEKLWNNLLLLRELRADNTASKTVDYLLIAEALLMVTKAAINVPKPLIFKLECPFTNCRLEERIENLLNDSTNFSTFNWQQIIWLILIFIPWIFFPFHNPCT from the coding sequence ATGCACTTTATCTTAATTTTTTCGGCTTTATTAATTGCTTATGGAATTCGATTAATTAGTCAATTAAAAGGGATAAAATATCAGAAAAAGTGGGGTTTATCTTTATTTTTATTTGGTTTTCCTCCCTTACTTTTATTTATGACTTGTTTTACGGTTTTTTTAATGGGTTATCATGGGGAAATGTGGGGGATAAAAGCGAGTAAATTTAGTTATTATTTATCAGTTTCTTTTTTAATTTTTTCTGTTTTTACTTTCATTAAAATAACATGGGATCTTCATCAATTATCGAAATTAGTCCATGAATACCCCTCAAAAAATCTGCATGGAAAAAATATTAAAATTTTAGAAACTTCTTTTCCTTATGCGGCTCAAGTTGGCTTTTGGCGATCGCAATTGGTTATCAGTAAAGGATTAATAAAACTTTTATCTGAAGAACATTTAAATGCTGTCATTGCCCATGAATCAGCCCATGAAATTCACAAAGATCCATTCTTTTTCTTTTGGTTGTCTTATTTAGAAAGATTAACATTCTGGCTACCAAATAATGAAAAATTATGGAATAATTTACTTCTACTAAGAGAATTAAGAGCCGATAATACGGCATCAAAAACTGTAGATTATTTATTAATTGCCGAAGCATTATTAATGGTAACAAAGGCAGCGATAAATGTACCAAAACCATTAATATTTAAATTAGAATGTCCTTTTACTAACTGTCGTTTAGAGGAAAGAATTGAAAATTTATTAAATGATTCTACTAATTTTTCTACATTTAATTGGCAACAAATAATCTGGTTAATTTTAATTTTTATTCCTTGGATATTTTTCCCTTTCCATAACCCCTGTACATAA
- a CDS encoding SRPBCC family protein, giving the protein MTNWLEHSVQVEVDAPIDLVWNLWSDLEQMPRWMKWIDSVKVLVDDPDLSRWKLASGGFQFTWLSRIVKLEKHQIIQWESVDGLPNRGAVRFYDRHQGSIVKLTIAYAIPGVLGQLMDNLFLGQIVESTIQADLNRFKIYVDQIQLKS; this is encoded by the coding sequence ATGACTAATTGGTTAGAACATAGCGTACAAGTAGAAGTAGATGCACCTATTGATTTGGTGTGGAATTTGTGGTCAGATTTAGAACAAATGCCTCGTTGGATGAAATGGATTGACTCGGTGAAAGTTTTAGTTGATGATCCAGATTTGTCTCGTTGGAAATTAGCTAGTGGTGGTTTTCAATTTACATGGTTATCTCGTATTGTCAAGTTAGAAAAACATCAAATTATTCAATGGGAATCTGTGGATGGTTTACCTAATCGTGGTGCTGTACGTTTTTATGATCGCCATCAGGGTAGTATCGTTAAATTAACAATCGCCTATGCAATTCCGGGGGTTTTAGGTCAACTAATGGATAATTTATTTTTAGGACAAATTGTCGAATCAACTATTCAAGCAGATTTGAATCGTTTTAAAATTTATGTAGATCAAATACAGTTGAAATCTTAA
- a CDS encoding alpha/beta hydrolase: MFCLTRYCLIISTSITLILNPLTKAMAADTVVLKYGILRQSIPVADFSIFCETGETSSALSYFLRLANQKPDNVKNTLCRKIPVNGVMLSQILNSPFGGVILDGFSEVITTPSQRASRESLRGAVVTSALKNNDLSIMEITENYPTSEVHLDGDRLMEIYQKLEGVLGSLKNIPFPQSIK; encoded by the coding sequence ATGTTTTGTTTAACTCGTTATTGTTTGATTATTTCTACTTCTATTACTTTAATTTTGAATCCTTTAACGAAGGCGATGGCGGCGGATACTGTTGTCCTTAAATATGGAATATTACGACAGTCTATTCCTGTGGCAGATTTCAGTATTTTTTGTGAAACAGGAGAAACTTCTTCGGCATTAAGTTATTTTTTGAGGTTAGCTAATCAAAAACCTGATAATGTCAAAAATACTCTTTGCCGTAAAATTCCCGTCAATGGAGTTATGCTCTCACAAATTCTTAATAGTCCTTTTGGAGGGGTTATTTTAGATGGTTTTTCTGAGGTGATTACTACTCCGAGTCAAAGAGCTAGTCGTGAATCTTTGCGTGGTGCGGTGGTTACATCGGCATTGAAAAATAATGATCTTAGTATTATGGAAATAACTGAAAATTATCCCACGAGCGAAGTTCATCTTGATGGCGATCGCTTAATGGAAATTTATCAAAAACTGGAGGGAGTTTTGGGTAGCCTGAAAAATATTCCGTTTCCTCAATCCATAAAATAA
- a CDS encoding serine protease: MNKILAMSLFGITCFFGGIFTQYILPVKSVETRIECKEVPIYPSSLQQRENFNITSKEEEIEIYAKKVTVKVLSGENSGSGILINKNNNSYQVLTNDHVLLFGNQNQSYKIITFDGETYQAKIVKEFNFQNYDLGVLEFQSQNNYEIASFSELSIPVIDEVVYAAGFPYKPDNLTNNNFTFTRGRINSISDLSFRGGYQIGYSNDIQKGMSGGPLFNSKKEIIGINGRHKYPAWGNPYIFENGSIASPQQKEEMSQSSWAIPIKTFLRLAPKFNKQSNHDLTNFK; encoded by the coding sequence ATGAATAAAATTTTAGCTATGAGCTTATTTGGTATAACTTGCTTTTTTGGAGGTATTTTTACTCAATATATTCTCCCCGTTAAAAGCGTTGAAACCAGAATTGAATGCAAAGAAGTACCGATCTATCCATCTAGCTTACAGCAAAGGGAAAATTTTAATATAACATCAAAAGAAGAAGAAATAGAAATCTACGCCAAAAAAGTTACTGTTAAAGTATTGTCAGGTGAAAATTCAGGCTCAGGTATTTTAATTAATAAAAATAATAATAGTTATCAAGTATTAACCAATGATCATGTTTTATTGTTTGGTAATCAAAATCAATCTTATAAAATAATCACCTTTGATGGTGAAACTTATCAAGCAAAAATTGTTAAAGAATTTAATTTTCAAAATTATGATTTAGGAGTACTAGAATTTCAAAGTCAAAATAATTATGAAATAGCTTCATTCTCAGAATTATCGATTCCAGTCATCGATGAAGTTGTTTATGCGGCGGGTTTTCCTTATAAACCTGATAATTTGACTAATAATAATTTTACTTTTACTCGTGGGCGAATTAATTCTATTAGTGATTTATCTTTTAGAGGAGGATATCAAATTGGTTATAGTAATGATATTCAAAAAGGCATGAGTGGAGGTCCTTTATTTAATAGTAAAAAAGAAATTATTGGTATTAATGGAAGACATAAATATCCAGCGTGGGGAAACCCTTATATATTTGAGAATGGTAGTATTGCATCTCCACAACAAAAAGAAGAAATGAGTCAATCTAGTTGGGCAATTCCCATTAAAACTTTTTTACGCCTTGCCCCAAAGTTTAATAAACAAAGTAATCATGATTTAACTAATTTTAAGTAA
- a CDS encoding DUF2605 domain-containing protein has translation MNPSQPTEKELLKQILEPLLQDFEYWFSRSHSLLQSEKISFLSLEDQTKLLQRIEQAQGEVKTAMMLFQVTNGQAGIDTKVLIPWHQLVSECWGIAQRFRLENGQST, from the coding sequence ATGAATCCATCTCAACCTACAGAAAAAGAACTTTTAAAACAAATATTAGAACCTTTATTACAAGACTTTGAGTATTGGTTTTCTCGATCCCATTCTTTGTTACAATCAGAGAAGATTTCTTTTTTATCTTTAGAAGATCAAACAAAATTATTACAAAGAATCGAACAAGCTCAAGGTGAAGTTAAAACTGCTATGATGCTTTTTCAAGTCACCAATGGTCAAGCAGGAATTGATACAAAAGTATTAATTCCATGGCATCAATTAGTATCTGAATGTTGGGGAATTGCTCAAAGATTCCGATTAGAAAATGGACAATCAACTTAA
- a CDS encoding COP23 domain-containing protein — MSTNKIYLSIISGVLISTSLGFASPSQAQSIQFECSVDNNNYPTTYVETQGGIVEIFKWKSNYFQGPYTPMQRCLEVTQRMNNFQPRYLVAGRVNNYNVICAGTDCDRSGNNVLLTLRPDQNPAQVLAEIDNTRDGAGGPSMQLSGSSGGQNNLKKQSNLVKTEKGSVALNLVSYIESAPRISKNLSENSPIDNTGLNQQPIVAPSNTGKQPNSAPGIKW, encoded by the coding sequence ATGTCAACGAACAAAATCTATCTATCAATCATTTCAGGAGTTCTAATTAGTACTTCTTTGGGATTTGCTTCTCCCAGTCAAGCACAATCTATTCAATTTGAATGTTCTGTAGATAATAACAATTATCCTACTACCTACGTTGAAACTCAAGGGGGTATCGTCGAAATTTTTAAATGGAAAAGTAATTATTTTCAAGGACCTTACACTCCTATGCAAAGATGTTTAGAAGTTACCCAGAGAATGAATAATTTTCAACCCCGTTATTTAGTGGCTGGACGAGTTAATAACTATAATGTTATTTGTGCTGGAACTGATTGCGATCGCTCTGGTAATAATGTTCTCTTAACTTTGCGTCCTGATCAAAATCCCGCCCAAGTATTAGCAGAAATTGATAATACTAGAGATGGTGCGGGTGGTCCTTCTATGCAGTTGAGTGGTTCTTCTGGAGGTCAAAATAACCTTAAAAAACAAAGTAATTTAGTCAAAACTGAAAAAGGATCAGTTGCACTGAATTTAGTCAGTTATATTGAATCTGCCCCCAGAATTTCAAAAAATCTTTCCGAGAATTCACCTATTGATAATACAGGGTTAAATCAACAACCTATCGTTGCTCCTTCAAATACTGGAAAACAACCTAATTCTGCACCGGGCATAAAATGGTAA
- a CDS encoding M48 family metallopeptidase encodes MSKRGKSGNLIGSLLFVSLLFNPLLAFAKPKPKPTPPPVSETPLQKAQKELPKDYFVVYAIVDKIARANGLDNKPWRIVVTPNYTVNAFASDTNLLTFEAGLMDQLEGNASALACAIAHEMGHHVKQHLGYGPAKQEQARKEEIEKAERNKIIAEQDAQTQALIGAGVGTGIATVGQQVGGIGGGLLQLGGALFGGASQQKAKNIEAIKAKIEQEAEINYNKRLMEISQSQELEADETGYIYSVTAGFDPNGCIAVMDVLGRMPGAQSEGSSHPAPEKRTQQINALMAKNPPETLKAKGKTSLTAKPTPLRYEIFNYQREGGGTLSGLKVFPITGTTQDDLNRYLN; translated from the coding sequence ATGAGCAAAAGAGGAAAATCAGGGAATTTGATTGGTAGTTTATTGTTCGTATCTCTATTATTCAATCCATTGTTGGCTTTCGCTAAACCAAAGCCGAAACCGACTCCCCCCCCCGTGTCAGAAACACCGTTACAAAAAGCACAAAAAGAATTACCAAAAGACTATTTTGTCGTTTATGCCATCGTTGATAAAATTGCCAGAGCGAATGGTTTAGATAATAAACCTTGGCGTATCGTTGTTACTCCAAACTATACTGTCAATGCCTTCGCTTCTGATACCAACTTACTAACTTTTGAAGCAGGTTTGATGGATCAATTAGAAGGTAATGCTTCGGCTTTAGCTTGTGCCATTGCCCATGAAATGGGACATCATGTAAAACAACATTTAGGCTACGGTCCGGCAAAACAAGAACAAGCAAGAAAAGAAGAAATTGAAAAAGCGGAAAGAAATAAAATTATAGCGGAACAAGATGCTCAAACTCAGGCTTTAATCGGTGCTGGTGTAGGTACTGGTATCGCTACCGTTGGTCAACAAGTTGGCGGTATTGGGGGAGGATTACTTCAATTGGGGGGTGCATTATTTGGTGGTGCAAGTCAACAAAAAGCCAAAAATATTGAAGCCATTAAAGCCAAAATTGAACAAGAAGCGGAGATTAATTATAATAAGCGTTTAATGGAAATCAGTCAATCTCAAGAATTGGAGGCTGACGAAACGGGTTATATTTACAGTGTAACGGCTGGATTTGATCCTAATGGTTGTATTGCAGTAATGGATGTTTTAGGAAGAATGCCCGGAGCACAATCAGAAGGTAGTAGCCATCCTGCTCCTGAAAAACGCACTCAACAGATAAATGCTTTAATGGCAAAAAATCCCCCAGAAACTTTAAAAGCAAAAGGTAAAACTTCTCTGACGGCAAAACCAACTCCTTTAAGATATGAGATTTTTAATTATCAACGAGAAGGGGGGGGAACTTTATCTGGCTTAAAAGTATTCCCTATAACTGGGACAACTCAAGATGACTTAAATCGTTATCTCAATTAA
- the deoC gene encoding deoxyribose-phosphate aldolase, protein MVISVTDIDIAHYIDQAILNPMATTKDIEQCCHQAIQYNFPAVCVYPSAVRKASKLLHNQKIKVATVIGFPTGATTTRCKVYEAAEAVENGASELDVVINLGWLKEGKSELIYQEIASICEETGQIVKAILETNRLTDTEKRFAAEICMDAGASFLKTSTGWFGGATVDDVKFLHNITKGKVQIKASGGIKDLQQAIDLINAGATRLGTSQGVELVKQQKTMSN, encoded by the coding sequence ATGGTAATTTCAGTTACGGATATTGATATAGCTCATTATATTGATCAAGCAATACTTAATCCTATGGCAACAACAAAAGATATTGAGCAATGTTGTCATCAAGCTATTCAATATAATTTTCCCGCAGTGTGCGTTTATCCTAGTGCTGTCAGAAAAGCATCAAAATTACTACACAATCAGAAAATAAAAGTGGCAACGGTAATCGGATTTCCTACGGGTGCAACCACAACTCGTTGTAAAGTTTACGAAGCCGCCGAAGCAGTCGAGAATGGTGCATCAGAGCTTGATGTGGTAATAAACTTGGGTTGGTTAAAAGAAGGAAAATCAGAATTAATTTATCAAGAAATAGCTTCTATTTGTGAAGAAACAGGACAAATCGTTAAAGCTATTTTAGAAACTAATCGTTTAACAGATACAGAAAAACGCTTTGCGGCTGAAATTTGTATGGATGCCGGTGCAAGTTTTTTAAAAACCTCTACAGGATGGTTTGGTGGTGCTACCGTTGATGATGTAAAGTTTTTACATAATATTACCAAAGGCAAAGTGCAAATTAAAGCCTCTGGGGGTATCAAAGATTTACAACAAGCGATAGACTTAATCAATGCTGGGGCAACTCGACTTGGTACATCTCAAGGAGTAGAATTAGTTAAGCAACAGAAAACAATGAGTAATTAA
- a CDS encoding BlaI/MecI/CopY family transcriptional regulator, translating into MSFLPKYRPEKLSLGFLEQEVVEIIWDLGCASAKDIHEKILADPERELAYASVMTVLQRLTKKGWLKYVKKSRAFYWYPLISREQAQAIQSYEQLNSFLAVSNPDVVASFADSLDTASVEQIQAIADRLTRIRQQREENN; encoded by the coding sequence ATGTCTTTTTTACCTAAATACCGACCTGAAAAATTATCATTAGGGTTTTTAGAACAAGAAGTAGTCGAGATTATTTGGGATTTAGGTTGTGCTAGTGCTAAAGATATTCATGAAAAAATTTTAGCAGATCCCGAACGAGAATTAGCCTATGCTTCGGTGATGACCGTTTTACAACGATTGACTAAAAAAGGTTGGTTAAAATATGTAAAAAAAAGTCGTGCCTTTTACTGGTATCCTCTCATTTCTCGTGAACAAGCACAAGCGATTCAATCTTATGAGCAATTAAACAGTTTTCTAGCAGTTAGTAATCCTGATGTTGTCGCTTCTTTTGCTGATAGTTTAGATACTGCTAGTGTAGAACAAATACAAGCTATTGCTGATCGTTTAACTAGAATTCGTCAACAAAGAGAGGAAAATAACTAA
- a CDS encoding DUF2973 domain-containing protein — MLHLIYILAFTVIAFFAISNLIRSLITISGESQRGSWTDTPRPIKSPYKNNYRPTHPELFDNQGNPINEPLLVIRSVSVEDARQKLDSIYESSPSQTRQTEDEV, encoded by the coding sequence ATGTTACATTTAATTTATATCCTAGCTTTTACCGTTATTGCTTTTTTTGCTATTAGTAATTTAATTCGTAGTCTGATTACTATTAGTGGTGAATCTCAACGTGGTTCATGGACAGATACTCCTAGACCGATAAAATCCCCTTATAAAAATAATTATAGACCTACTCACCCTGAATTATTTGATAATCAAGGCAACCCTATCAATGAACCTTTGTTAGTAATTCGTTCTGTATCAGTAGAAGATGCCCGTCAAAAATTAGATTCAATTTATGAATCTTCTCCTAGTCAAACCAGACAAACTGAAGACGAAGTTTAA
- the recO gene encoding DNA repair protein RecO, which yields MSLTYQTTGIIVRKQGFGENDLLITLLSPENGLVKAIAPNARKHQSTLRGRTELFVVNKFLMIKGKNLDRISQVETEKTYRKLSQSLGKLTASQYLAELVLNLAITQEPQSELYVILNEHLQRIEQLSPSENLFPYISQSVFHFLAITGIAPNVYSCVQTQEAIIPNFEQKHWKIGFSFQAGGLLKTLNTCKINPQSSQIPINSQLNALELALLQSLAHKILLPINEILPCVYPDSVIENGWIRVEKILKGYIEFYLGHALKSAQVINTKSLTINN from the coding sequence ATGAGCCTTACATATCAGACTACTGGAATTATCGTCAGAAAACAGGGTTTTGGGGAAAATGATTTATTGATTACTCTTCTTTCTCCTGAAAATGGATTAGTAAAGGCGATCGCTCCTAACGCCAGAAAACATCAATCAACCTTAAGAGGAAGAACAGAATTATTTGTAGTAAATAAATTTCTCATGATTAAGGGAAAAAATCTTGATCGTATTTCACAGGTAGAAACAGAAAAAACCTATCGTAAATTGAGCCAAAGTTTAGGTAAATTAACTGCCAGTCAATATTTAGCCGAATTAGTTTTAAATTTAGCCATAACACAAGAACCACAATCAGAATTATATGTGATCTTGAATGAACATTTACAGCGTATTGAGCAATTATCTCCCAGTGAAAATCTTTTTCCTTATATCTCCCAAAGTGTTTTTCATTTTTTAGCCATAACAGGAATAGCTCCCAATGTTTATAGTTGTGTTCAGACTCAGGAGGCAATTATTCCTAACTTTGAACAAAAACACTGGAAAATAGGATTTAGTTTTCAAGCTGGTGGTTTACTGAAAACTCTTAATACTTGTAAAATTAACCCTCAATCAAGTCAGATACCAATCAATAGTCAACTAAATGCTCTTGAATTAGCATTATTGCAGAGTTTAGCCCATAAAATTTTATTACCAATCAACGAAATTCTCCCCTGTGTTTACCCAGATTCTGTGATCGAAAATGGATGGATTCGAGTAGAAAAAATACTTAAGGGTTACATAGAATTTTACTTAGGTCATGCGCTAAAATCAGCACAGGTTATTAATACTAAATCATTAACTATCAATAATTAA
- a CDS encoding PPC domain-containing protein: MNKYTVSFCYFCFLIIPFHWLTFSALAQSKVYNPIPIQENQLISDNLTNEDIPTGEGGFARDYVINLEKGDQIAIDLTSENFDTILMLISEDGATIAENDDSPDSDSNSLLFTRIAEAGRYFIRIKAFGVTGSGNFTLKFTRLQPIQP; this comes from the coding sequence ATGAATAAATATACGGTCAGTTTTTGTTATTTTTGTTTTTTGATTATCCCCTTTCATTGGTTAACTTTTTCCGCTTTAGCACAATCAAAAGTATATAATCCTATACCGATACAAGAAAATCAACTTATTAGTGATAACCTTACCAATGAAGATATACCCACAGGAGAAGGAGGTTTTGCTAGGGATTACGTCATCAATCTCGAAAAAGGTGATCAAATTGCTATCGATTTAACCTCTGAAAATTTTGACACTATTCTCATGCTGATTAGTGAAGATGGTGCAACTATCGCCGAAAATGATGATAGCCCAGATAGTGACAGCAATTCTCTATTATTCACTCGCATTGCTGAAGCTGGAAGATACTTCATCAGAATTAAGGCTTTTGGAGTAACAGGAAGTGGTAATTTTACCCTTAAGTTTACGAGATTACAGCCGATTCAACCCTAA
- a CDS encoding cupin domain-containing protein: MKDNIFSNTPSLITGEIFSELLKCRNVVIQKIVSSDKPDHIIYNQPQDEWVILLQGKATLQLENNIINLTSGDYLFIPANTCHQVTKTSTNPYCIWLAVHINPED; this comes from the coding sequence ATGAAAGATAACATTTTTAGTAACACACCTTCTTTGATTACAGGGGAAATTTTCTCGGAGTTATTGAAGTGTCGAAATGTCGTGATTCAAAAAATAGTTAGTAGTGATAAACCTGATCATATTATATATAATCAACCTCAAGATGAATGGGTCATTTTGTTGCAAGGAAAAGCCACTTTACAACTAGAAAATAACATCATAAATTTGACTTCAGGAGATTATCTTTTTATTCCCGCTAATACTTGTCATCAGGTAACAAAAACTTCTACTAACCCTTATTGTATTTGGTTAGCCGTACATATCAATCCTGAAGATTAA